From a region of the Marasmius oreades isolate 03SP1 chromosome 7, whole genome shotgun sequence genome:
- a CDS encoding uncharacterized protein (BUSCO:EOG09263D2P): MSNEEDIGTLIVVVLKARNLNDKHFYKQDVYATVNLNGIKKRTKVDVKGGQHPEWDEEIRFPIMKNQSTKYRKLETQCWSKEHRDDDLLGEGSVDISDTLKTGEFDEWVPLTVDGVVRGDIYLEMTFYSKTPAPVASQTMAPKHNLSVPVNSSLLQRRPSKLSPSERLSRPPQNSYSANANYNKKTPPRTPPKDNYSALPPVSNSQASVPSTLKPGLASPARPQQSSSYQPPPASHLQPAATSVAHQRIPSILRPANPKAAPEPVSTHSVFPSASTSGYSQQTNAPTPQEFPSHSHYNSSTSYLPSATNRVSSPSTPNEPWGSSQYPPSNYQPEAPISFSFPVPAVVTSSISPPPQSTTPFDHYHYHRQRTSSYVEPGNFNSPSPAPSKSAPQPTPAPDLPDPYLIARYQTPLPLPPGTDPRSSSPSHQQPIHNRTHNLPTPPSPSSPSLPVPAITPPARQPTPVDEERLRVLRQAELEVARRKEQEERDAELARQLDRDLAVEQERPPPPFPRKTPSPVREDPAAIARRIKAEDETRRREQEERDLELARQLDRELNLAESGSPRMPGGM; encoded by the exons ATGTCCAACGAAGAAGATATCGGAACATTGATAGTCGTCGTACTCAAGGCGCGAAATCTCAACGACAAACATTTCTACAAGCAGGATGTCTATGCCACTGTTAATCTGAACG GCATCAAAAAGCGCACCAAGGTTGACGTGAAGGGAGGACAACATCCCGAATGGGACGAAGAGATCAGATTTCCGATCATGAAGAACCAGTCTACGAAATACAGGAAACTCGAGACTCAGTGCTGGTCCAAAGAACACAGAGATGATGATTTATTAGGCGAAGGAAGCGTAGACATTTCAGACACGTTAAAGACGGGCGAATTTGATG AATGGGTGCCCTTAACAGTCGACGGCGTGGTGCGAGGAGACATTTACCTCGAAATGACTTTCTACAGCAAAACACCTGCACCGGTAGCATCCCAGACAATGGCTCCCAAACACAACCTCTCAGTACCCGTCAACTCTAGTTTGTTGCAGAGACGACCATCCAAGTTGTCACCTTCTGAACGACTTTCACGTCCACCTCAGAACAGTTATTCCGCCAATGCAAATTACAACAAGAAGACTCCACCAAGGACTCCACCGAAAGATAACTACAGTGCTCTGCCACCTGTTTCCAACAGTCAGGCATCCGTACCAAGCACTCTGAAACCTGGGCTCGCGAGCCCTGCCAGACCACAACAATCATCATCATATCAACCTCCTCCAGCTTCACATTTACAACCTGCAGCTACATCGGTAGCTCATCAAAGAATTCCTTCCATTCTCAGACCAGCGAATCCAAAGGCTGCACCCGAACCAGTATCTACCCATTCTGTTTTCCCTTCAGCATCTACATCGGGATACTCTCAACAAACCAACGCGCCCACCCCCCAAGAATTTCCGTCGCACTCGCATTATAATTCCTCCACCTCTTATCTCCCATCCGCTACGAATCGTGTTTCATCTCCCTCAACTCCCAATGAACCCTGGGGAAGCAGTCAGTATCCTCCTTCCAATTACCAACCAGAAGCCCCAATCTCGTTTTCTTTCCCTGTACCCGCCGTCGTCACTTCCTCAatatctcctcctccccaaTCCACCACACCTTTCGATCACTACCATTACCATCGCCAGCGCACTAGTAGTTATGTCGAACCTGGAAACTTCAACTCACCTTCGCCGGCGCCTTCCAAATCAGCTCCTCAACCTACTCCAGCCCCAGACCTCCCCGACCCGTATTTAATCGCTCGATACCAAACCCCACTTCCCCTACCACCAGGTACAGACCCTCGCTCCTCCTCCCCTTCCCACCAACAACCCATCCATAACCGTACACACAACCTACCGACTCCTCCATCACCTTCATCCCCTAGCCTTCCCGTGCCCGCCATAACGCCACCAGCCAGACAACCCACCCCAGTAGACGAAGAGCGCCTCAGAGTACTCCGTCAAGCTGAACTGGAAGTTGCCCGACGCAAAGAACAAGAAGAGCGAGATGCTGAGCTAGCTCGTCAACTCGACAGAGATTTAGCTGTAGAGCAAGagagacctcctcctccctttccTAGAAAAACGCCATCTCCTGTACGAGAAGACCCGGCGGCCATTGCTAGGCGGATAAAGGCGGAGGACGAAACTCGAAGACGTGAGCAAGAGGAAAGAGACTTGGAACTCGCGCGACAGCTGGATCGCGAGCTCAATTTGGCGGAGTCAGGTTCCCCGCGAATGCCAGGGGGCATGTAA